The genomic window ATTTGCTCCTGGTTGCGCGCGTAGGTTTCCCAGTCGATGTAGCCTGGCCAGCAATCCCGGCGCAGCACCGCCCACTGCTCCGGCGCACGGATGAAACGCCGTCCGCTGTGCGGCTTGTCGGGCACCTGGTACCTGCGCTCCATCCGACGCCGGCCGTAAACATAGGCTCCAGCATAGGCGGGATGGCGCAGCATGTCGCCGATTGTCGCCTGGTTCGGCCGGTTCCAGCGGACCTCCCCCTTGTCCGGTCCGGAGCGCACGCGGTCAGGGAGCTGGATGTCATGGTCAACCAGATACTGCAGCACCCCATGAACCGAGCGCCGGCGCTCGAACACATCGAATACCAGCTGCACCGTTGAGCGGACCTGCTCATCCGGATCCAGCGCGACCTCCCCCGAAGGGCGCAGCACGTAGCCACGTGGCAGGCCGATGATGAGTTCACCTCGCGCGGCCTTGGCACGGCGTCCCTCATGCATGCGCGCCTTGAGCTGGACATTCGCCATTTCAAGCGGCGTAGCAGGCCAAGTCTATCAAGGTGTTGAGTGTGGCTGCAGGAATTTTTGTCGGATCGAACATCTGCCGGGACCCTCGTA from Rhodovastum atsumiense includes these protein-coding regions:
- a CDS encoding recombinase family protein: MANVQLKARMHEGRRAKAARGELIIGLPRGYVLRPSGEVALDPDEQVRSTVQLVFDVFERRRSVHGVLQYLVDHDIQLPDRVRSGPDKGEVRWNRPNQATIGDMLRHPAYAGAYVYGRRRMERRYQVPDKPHSGRRFIRAPEQWAVLRRDCWPGYIDWETYARNQEQ